A single genomic interval of Helicoverpa armigera isolate CAAS_96S chromosome 13, ASM3070526v1, whole genome shotgun sequence harbors:
- the LOC110370747 gene encoding lipase member I translates to MWKLAIILAAVAVSYGQAKLVNTYVLYTKATQNMPQTIDVAEDNLPAAFMSGLNTIILVHGHGGSVNSQLNPLVKDAILKYQDPSLNVIVVDWSREASYSYSVAVESVPLVAKDLGDFIIKYLATTADLEKLHLVGFGLGAHVVGIAGRQVAAVAPRLVARITGLDPSGSQWGANSARLRRTDAAYVEVIHTDGSGLFSHGIGTALGDIDIYANGGSNQPGCLTNTCSHERAYELFAASMFNTNLKAAPCSSSTQLNLNLCRGNPLEIGGVRLTKTGSSRIYRINTKRNYPF, encoded by the exons ATGTGGAAGTTAGCCATTATTTTGGCTGCTGTGGCAG TGAGCTACGGACAAGCTAAACTGGTGAACACATATGTTCTGTATACGAA agCTACGCAGAACATGCCGCAGACAATAGATGTTGCGGAAGACAACTTGCCAGCTGCTTTTATGTCGGGCCTCAATACTATTATATTGGTCCACGGGCATGGTGGAAGCGTAAATTCTCAACTAAATCCACTCGTCAAAGATG cAATTCTGAAGTATCAAGACCCCTCTTTGAACGTCATTGTAGTTGACTGGTCGAGAGAAGCCAGCTACAGTTATTCAGTCGCAGTAGAAAGTGTACCTCTAGTGGCTAAGGATTTGGGCGATTTCATCATAAAGTACTTAGCGACAACGGCCGACTTGGAAAAATTGCATTTAGTAGGGTTTGGTCTTGGAGCTCATGTGGTCGGCATTGCCGGTAGACAGGTGGCTGCAGTGGCGCCTCGACTGGTTGCCAGGATCACAG GATTGGATCCATCAGGCAGTCAATGGGGAGCCAACTCCGCCCGTCTGAGGAGAACTGATGCTGCTTACGTCGAAGTAATTCACACTGATGGCTCAGGACTGTTCTCTCATGGCATTGGCACTGCCCTTGGAGATATAGACATCTACGCAAATGGCGGCAGCAATCAACCAGGCTGCTTGACCAATACCTGTAGCCACGAACGTGCCTATGAGCTGTTTGCAGCTTCAATGTTCAATACTAATTTGAAGGCAGCCCCGTGCTCCTCAAGTACCCAGTTGAACCTCAACTTGTGTAGAGGAAACCCATTAGAAATTGGCGGCGTTCGGTTAACCAAGACTGG ATCATCAAGGATCTACAGGATCAACACTAAAAGGAATTATCCATTCTAA
- the LOC135116580 gene encoding lipase member I-like, with the protein MWKLAIILAAVAVSYGQAKLVNTYVLYTKATQNMPQTVNVADTTLPAAFDASLNTIILVHGHGGSVKSQLNPLVKDAILKYQDPSLNVIVVDWSREASYSYSVAVESVPLVAKDLGDFIIKFFKEATDVAKLHLVGFGLGAHVVGIAGRQVAAAAVPPGLVARITGLDPSGSQWGANSARLRRTDAAYVEVIHTDGSGLFSHGIGTALGDIDIYANGGSNQPGCLTNTCSHERAYELFAASMFNTNLKAVPCSSSTQLNLNLCRGNPLDIGGVRLSKTGSSRIYRINTKRNYPF; encoded by the exons ATGTGGAAGTTAGCCATAATTTTGGCTGCTGTGGCAG TGAGCTACGGACAAGCTAAACTGGTGAATACATATGTTCTGTATacgaa GGCTACGCAGAACATGCCGCAGACAGTAAATGTTGCGGATACCACCTTGCCAGCTGCTTTTGATGCGAGCCTCAATACTATTATATTGGTCCACGGGCATGGTGGAAGCGTAAAATCTCAACTAAATCCACTCGTGAAAGATG cAATCCTGAAGTATCAAGACCCCTCTTTGAACGTCATTGTAGTTGACTGGTCGAGAGAAGCCAGCTACAGTTATTCAGTCGCAGTAGAAAGTGTACCTCTAGTGGCTAAGGATCTGGGTGATTTCATCATAAAGTTCTTCAAAGAAGCAACCGACGTGGCTAAATTGCATTTGGTAGGGTTTGGCCTCGGAGCTCACGTGGTCGGCATTGCTGGTAGACAGGTGGCTGCAGCGGCGGTGCCACCTGGACTGGTTGCCAGGATCACCG GACTGGATCCATCAGGCAGTCAATGGGGAGCCAACTCCGCCCGTCTGAGGAGAACTGATGCTGCTTACGTCGAAGTAATTCACACTGATGGCTCAGGACTGTTCTCTCATGGCATTGGCACTGCCCTTGGAGATATAGACATCTACGCAAATGGCGGCAGCAATCAACCAGGCTGCTTGACCAATACCTGTAGCCACGAACGTGCCTATGAGCTGTTTGCAGCTTCAATGTTCAATACTAATTTGAAGGCAGTCCCGTGCTCCTCAAGTACCCAGTTGAACCTCAACTTGTGTAGAGGAAACCCATTAGATATTGGCGGCGTTCGGTTATCCAAGACTGG ATCATCAAGGATCTACAGGATCAACACTAAAAGGAATTATCCATTCTAA